In one Parambassis ranga chromosome 6, fParRan2.1, whole genome shotgun sequence genomic region, the following are encoded:
- the LOC114437832 gene encoding uncharacterized protein LOC114437832, with the protein MDGLQAGNAAAGGIGENAEEKYRALAYDTALSTLVAVALYVVVKVSLDGFRQWRARISVLIVGSGPVGLTAALVAVRSGKVLKLTVLDERYRTALLCRPQQIALDPRSVKFLLGLGVDFDNMEGCWHNEHFFTRIGVFQEYLLSILEQKKQKVDVKVQLGTKFTEDYLRRIPHNDWPRVIVVADGSCGDSCSVLGISSDYTVESCHAYGANATIERLDQRQVPTPEIRAHSLYFDLSAYGVEALREHRTPAAKPGFHLKIYGTFRNRYMALVCPASDTKMVRFLRQTANSSIMKNIFHQSFNAYKTDIEPRLNDVTLHHMQCSRRLFEIQLSHRRISAAYIEGDNVAVTVEGEAARVLNFDTGCGVNLGMRGLESMGTFIYRTATAVDQNDILEALSAKMQHSRQVAETFKQTGLAESMYE; encoded by the exons ATGGACGGGCTGCAGGCAGGGAATGCTGCAGCTGGTGGCATCGGAGAAAACGCGGAGGAAAAGTACCGCGCTCTCGCCTATGACACCGCTCTGAGCACTTTGGTGGCAGTGGCTCTCTATGTGGTGGTGAAAGTGAGTCTGGACGGCTTCAGGCAGTGGCGGGCCAGGATCTCGGTGCTCATCGTGGGTTCTGGACCCGTTGGGCTTACGGCCGCGCTGGTCGCTGTCCGCTCCGGAAAGGTGCTGAAACTGACCGTGCTGGACGAGCGGTACCGGACCGCCCTGCTCTGCCGGCCCCAGCAGATTGCCCTGGATCCCCGGAGTGTGAAGTTTCTGCTGGGACTCGGGGTGGACTTTGATAACATGGAGGGCTGCTGGCACAACGAACATTTTTTCACCAGAATTGGCGTGTTTCAGGAGTATCTGCTGAGCATCCTGGAGCAGAAGAAACAGAAGGTGGACGTCAAAGTGCAGCTGGGAACTAAG ttCACAGAGGATTACCTGCGGCGGATCCCTCACAATGACTGGCCACGTGTGATTGTTGTGGCTGATGGCTCTTGTGGCGACTCCTGCTCTGTGCTTGGAATCAGCTCTGACTACACAGTGGAGTCCTGTCATGCCTATGGAGCTAACGCAACTATAGAGAGATTAGACCAGAGACAG GTGCCTACTCCTGAGATCAGGGCTCACAGCCTGTACTTTGACCTGTCTGCTTACGGAGTGGAGGCCCTCCGAGAACACAGAACTCCAGCAGCTAAGCCCGGCTTCCATCTGAAAATCTACGGCACCTTCAGAAACCGCTACATGGCTCTTGTCTGTCCTGCCTCAGACACAAAGATGGTTCGCTTCCTCAGGCAGACCGCAAACTCTTCT ATCATGAAGAACATTTTCCACCAATCCTTCAATGCCTATAAGACAGACATAGAACCTCGTCTCAACGATGTGACGCTCCACCACATGCAGTGCAGCAGACGCCTCTTTGAGATTCAGCTGTCGCACAGACGCATCAGTGCTGCCTACATAGAGGGGGACAATGTGGCGGTCACTGTGGAGGGCGAGGCGGCACGTGTCCTCAATTTTGACACAG GTTGTGGGGTAAATCTTGGCATGCGAGGCCTCGAGTCAATGGGGACATTCATTTACCGGACTGCTACAGCTGTGGACCAGAATGACATTCTAGAGGCGCTCTCGGCTAAGATGCAGCACTCCAGACAGGTTGCTGAGACCTTCAAGCAGACAGGTCTTGCTGAGTCAATGTATGAATGA